The Deltaproteobacteria bacterium genome has a window encoding:
- a CDS encoding ABC transporter permease: protein MMAYLLRRLLLLIPTLFFVSSLVFFLIHLVPGDPVDLILGEQALSVDKEAFRQMLHLDRPLGEQYLLFFKQLFQGDLGVSLFDRRAVADILFERFPASLELALTSLGIALLMSLSLGVFAAIRKDTPWDRGALLFSLLGISIPSFWLGPLLILFFSIFLSLLPVSGRSNIASLILPSLTLGTGMAALLTRMTRSSLLETLQEDYVRTARAKGVPEKRVILRHALRNALNPVVTIIGLQFGSVLTGAIVTEKIFAWPGVGSLLVLAIERRDYPVLQGCILLIAVTYCLVNLMTDLFYSKLDPRIRYSA from the coding sequence ATGATGGCCTATCTTCTCAGACGCCTCTTGCTTCTGATCCCCACCCTCTTTTTCGTCTCCTCTCTTGTCTTTTTTCTGATCCACCTTGTCCCGGGAGATCCTGTCGACCTGATCCTTGGGGAACAGGCCTTATCTGTGGATAAAGAAGCCTTTCGCCAGATGCTCCATCTCGATCGGCCTCTTGGGGAGCAATACCTGCTCTTTTTTAAACAACTGTTTCAGGGGGATCTGGGGGTTTCTCTTTTCGACCGTCGGGCAGTTGCCGACATTCTTTTCGAGCGTTTTCCTGCGAGCCTCGAACTCGCCCTCACTTCACTGGGGATCGCCCTCCTGATGTCTCTTTCCCTTGGAGTCTTTGCCGCGATCCGAAAAGATACCCCTTGGGATCGGGGGGCCCTCCTTTTCTCACTCCTCGGAATCTCCATCCCCTCTTTTTGGCTTGGCCCCCTTTTGATCCTCTTTTTCTCTATCTTTCTCTCACTGCTCCCGGTCTCGGGTCGTAGCAACATCGCAAGCCTGATCCTCCCCTCACTGACACTTGGGACAGGCATGGCAGCGCTCCTGACCCGAATGACACGATCGTCACTTCTCGAAACGCTTCAGGAGGATTACGTCCGAACCGCCCGGGCCAAGGGAGTTCCCGAAAAAAGAGTGATCCTCCGGCATGCCTTGCGAAATGCCCTGAATCCTGTCGTGACGATTATTGGTCTGCAATTCGGATCGGTCCTGACGGGGGCTATTGTCACAGAAAAAATCTTCGCCTGGCCCGGTGTCGGATCCCTGCTCGTGCTCGCCATCGAACGACGCGACTACCCCGTGCTGCAGGGTTGTATCCTCCTGATCGCCGTTACCTATTGTTTGGTGAATTTGATGACCGACCTCTTTTACTCAAAACTCGATCCGCGAATCAGGTATAGCGCATGA
- a CDS encoding glutaredoxin, whose protein sequence is MKIKVYTAHYCSYCRAAKDLLTSKKLPFEEIDVSADEEFDALVEKTGWKTVPQIFIDGKLIGGFEELKKLDQQGKL, encoded by the coding sequence ATGAAAATCAAGGTTTATACCGCTCACTATTGCTCCTACTGTCGCGCCGCGAAGGATCTGCTCACGAGTAAAAAACTTCCCTTTGAGGAGATTGACGTCTCAGCGGACGAGGAGTTTGATGCCTTGGTCGAGAAGACCGGATGGAAGACGGTGCCGCAGATTTTTATTGATGGGAAACTGATCGGTGGTTTTGAAGAGCTGAAGAAACTGGATCAGCAAGGAAAACTTTAA
- the dacB gene encoding D-alanyl-D-alanine carboxypeptidase/D-alanyl-D-alanine-endopeptidase — translation MIRVKFALLLFFLAATAEAATLSQKIDEILQHQRLLSAKVSMQIIRLSDGAILYEKDPDRLLNPASVSKLVTAAAALQILGPDYQFRTEFYTDQEKAEGVFHHLWVKGYGNPLFVTEELEMLIQTIQSKGWTKVEGDFLIDDTFFNHDHPVTYFSDESEKVYRVVTGPLSFNFNTVEIFVRPASHRGVPALIQLKPETQYFSVVNQTKTDGRRASVSSSLEVQGQRLIVEGRVPLRSRGASFRQAVSEPTLYTGTVIREAMERAGISFGGHIRREPVPIAAKPVLQHLSAPLPTLMRAMGKLSNNFVAEQLFLALGAARYGPPGVLDKGSRAAAEYLASLGVSNNYYVENGSGLSKLSRLSSNQIIAVLRELYQKRWREEAISSLSVGGIDGTLRRRFRGMLKGKVFGKTGSLNQVVSLAGYLFVEEEPVAFAFLFNDFSASPHRIQRAEEKILEAVYKEVHAMRAVR, via the coding sequence TTGATTCGAGTTAAATTTGCCCTGCTCCTGTTTTTTCTAGCGGCCACCGCAGAGGCGGCAACCCTTTCCCAGAAGATTGACGAGATCCTTCAACATCAGCGGTTGTTATCGGCGAAGGTTTCGATGCAGATCATCCGGCTCTCTGATGGGGCGATTCTCTATGAAAAGGATCCTGATCGCCTGTTGAATCCCGCCTCGGTCTCGAAATTAGTGACCGCCGCCGCTGCGCTTCAGATTTTGGGTCCTGACTATCAGTTTCGCACAGAGTTTTATACCGATCAGGAGAAGGCCGAGGGGGTTTTTCACCATCTCTGGGTGAAGGGGTACGGCAATCCCCTTTTTGTTACCGAAGAGTTGGAGATGTTGATCCAGACCATTCAATCAAAAGGATGGACGAAGGTGGAGGGGGATTTTTTGATTGATGATACCTTTTTTAATCATGATCATCCCGTCACCTATTTTTCCGACGAATCGGAAAAGGTGTATCGTGTGGTGACCGGTCCGCTTTCTTTTAATTTTAATACGGTAGAGATTTTTGTTCGGCCGGCCAGCCATCGTGGGGTTCCTGCGCTGATTCAACTTAAACCCGAGACGCAGTATTTCTCTGTCGTCAATCAGACGAAAACTGATGGAAGGAGGGCCAGTGTCTCCTCCTCCCTCGAAGTCCAGGGACAGAGGCTGATTGTCGAGGGGCGTGTGCCGCTTCGGTCTCGCGGTGCGAGTTTCCGGCAGGCGGTCTCAGAGCCGACCCTCTATACCGGAACCGTAATTCGGGAGGCGATGGAGCGGGCAGGAATCAGTTTTGGCGGACATATCCGGAGGGAGCCGGTGCCGATTGCGGCCAAGCCTGTCTTGCAACATCTCTCCGCCCCTTTGCCGACGCTGATGCGGGCGATGGGGAAGCTTTCAAACAATTTTGTGGCGGAACAGCTCTTTCTCGCCCTGGGCGCTGCGCGGTACGGTCCTCCCGGTGTTTTGGACAAGGGGAGTCGGGCCGCTGCCGAGTATCTCGCCTCCCTTGGGGTTTCGAACAATTACTATGTTGAAAATGGTTCGGGTCTTTCGAAGCTGTCCAGGCTCTCTTCGAACCAGATCATTGCTGTGCTTCGCGAACTTTACCAGAAGCGGTGGCGTGAAGAGGCAATCTCATCCTTGAGTGTTGGGGGAATTGATGGTACTCTCAGACGCAGGTTTAGGGGGATGCTTAAGGGAAAGGTTTTTGGAAAGACCGGTTCCTTAAATCAGGTCGTATCGCTGGCCGGGTATCTTTTTGTGGAGGAAGAGCCGGTCGCCTTTGCCTTTCTCTTCAATGATTTTTCAGCCTCCCCCCACCGAATTCAGAGGGCAGAGGAGAAGATTCTGGAGGCGGTCTATAAGGAAGTTCACGCGATGAGGGCAGTTCGATGA
- a CDS encoding ABC transporter substrate-binding protein, whose product MRIFSSLPLFLFLFIISCSPSIKTPSDTIVIGIEAAPKTPNDPRLSMADAYSSKISDLIFNGLFRINERMEVIPDLVKSYQLIQPTLYRFHLKSGVVFHDGRPLTANDVKKTIEAILDPTLASPHRSLLSKIEAIHVLNDLSLEIKLAEPFAPLPDALRLGILPDGKDIGIGTGPYKIEKFIPAEGITLTRNENYFGEKPRMARLHFKVIPDDNVRVLELLSGQVDFLQNNIPYLMVDYLRKKPALQVAVTNGVNFTYLGMNLNQEPLNKQEVREAIAHAIDVPSIIRYRFGDLATPATGILPPIHWAYEGNVKKYPYNPPLARKLLDQAGYRDPDGVGPKSRFSFTYKTSTNRERIGLARLIARYLKEVGIGVHILPFEWGTFFHDIQTGNFQLYSLTWVRITEPDIYHYIFHSSQTPPNGANRGSYKNESIDRLTTEARKTLDLPKRHELYSYTQKVIAQEIPYINLWYEKNVAVFQKNLRGVRLRPDAGFEIFTEVYKE is encoded by the coding sequence GTGCGCATTTTCTCTTCTTTACCACTATTTTTATTTCTTTTCATTATTTCCTGTTCCCCCTCCATCAAAACACCGTCCGATACCATCGTGATCGGTATCGAGGCAGCCCCCAAGACACCCAATGACCCCCGCCTCTCGATGGCGGATGCCTACTCCTCAAAGATTTCCGACCTGATTTTCAATGGCCTTTTCCGGATCAATGAACGGATGGAGGTGATCCCTGACCTCGTGAAGTCGTATCAGTTGATCCAGCCAACCCTCTACCGTTTTCACCTCAAATCAGGTGTCGTCTTTCATGACGGCCGCCCCTTGACCGCCAACGACGTCAAGAAAACGATCGAGGCGATCCTCGATCCGACACTCGCCTCTCCGCATCGAAGTCTGCTCTCGAAAATCGAGGCGATTCATGTTTTAAATGACCTTTCTCTTGAGATCAAATTGGCAGAGCCTTTCGCCCCCCTCCCCGACGCCCTCCGATTAGGAATCCTCCCGGACGGGAAAGATATCGGTATCGGAACAGGCCCCTATAAGATTGAAAAATTTATCCCGGCGGAAGGGATTACTCTCACACGAAACGAAAACTATTTCGGAGAAAAACCGCGAATGGCCCGCCTTCATTTTAAGGTGATCCCCGATGACAACGTGCGTGTGCTGGAGCTTCTCAGCGGACAGGTCGATTTTCTACAAAACAACATCCCCTATCTGATGGTTGATTATCTCAGAAAAAAACCGGCGCTTCAGGTCGCTGTCACGAACGGTGTCAATTTTACCTACCTGGGAATGAATCTGAATCAGGAGCCACTCAATAAACAGGAGGTGCGAGAGGCGATCGCGCATGCGATCGATGTCCCGAGCATCATCCGTTATCGATTTGGGGACCTCGCCACTCCGGCGACAGGGATCCTGCCACCAATCCATTGGGCCTACGAAGGCAACGTCAAAAAATATCCCTACAATCCACCACTGGCCCGCAAGCTTCTCGATCAGGCAGGATACCGAGACCCTGACGGTGTCGGTCCCAAATCCCGTTTTTCCTTCACCTACAAAACATCGACGAATCGTGAGAGGATCGGACTCGCACGATTGATCGCGCGTTATCTCAAGGAGGTCGGGATTGGGGTCCATATCTTGCCTTTTGAGTGGGGGACATTCTTTCATGATATCCAGACCGGTAATTTTCAGCTCTACTCGCTAACCTGGGTCCGAATCACCGAGCCGGATATCTATCATTATATCTTTCATTCATCCCAAACCCCGCCAAACGGTGCCAACCGCGGATCTTATAAAAATGAATCGATCGATCGACTCACCACGGAGGCCCGCAAGACACTCGATCTCCCAAAAAGACACGAGCTCTATTCCTATACTCAAAAAGTCATCGCACAGGAGATTCCCTATATTAACCTCTGGTATGAGAAAAATGTGGCGGTCTTTCAGAAAAATCTGAGAGGGGTCCGATTGCGGCCCGATGCCGGGTTTGAGATTTTTACTGAAGTCTATAAAGAATGA
- a CDS encoding DNA recombination protein RmuC, protein MSLLIVSILLSGLVLVTLLGILFRRRDPTSLLLKQEIDHLRQTQESNSKQVSDQLGKLTGEIGLRLEESLKHFREANKHVGDRLDNAARVVGEVQNRLGKLEVATEQIHAVGRDIATLQESLRSPKFRGGFGEFTLETILSQILPGEFFTLQYRYKSGEIVDAVIQTKEGLIPVDSKFPLPNFKRIIEAPTDEEKKSARKDFVRDVRKHVDDIVKYIRPEEGTLPFALMYIPAENVYYETIIKEDEVGSEFLDYAQKKRVFPVSPNSFYAYLQTIAIGLRGMKIEEWAKTIDANLQSLKQDLGRFVEEFSQVGGHLKNLRLKYESAEKRLERFQDDLTTLEVPTENKKLLKTA, encoded by the coding sequence ATGTCCCTTTTGATTGTCTCGATCCTTCTTTCAGGTCTTGTCCTGGTAACGCTTCTGGGCATTCTATTCCGACGTCGTGATCCGACATCACTTCTTTTGAAACAAGAGATCGATCATCTGCGCCAAACCCAGGAGTCAAACTCAAAACAGGTCAGTGATCAACTTGGCAAACTAACAGGTGAAATCGGACTCCGGCTCGAGGAAAGCCTCAAACATTTTCGAGAGGCGAACAAACATGTCGGTGACCGGCTTGATAACGCCGCTCGTGTTGTGGGCGAGGTCCAGAACCGGCTTGGAAAATTAGAGGTGGCGACCGAACAGATCCATGCCGTCGGTCGGGATATCGCCACGCTGCAGGAATCGCTGCGATCCCCGAAATTCCGTGGAGGTTTTGGAGAATTCACGTTGGAGACGATCCTCTCCCAAATCCTTCCGGGAGAATTCTTTACACTTCAATATCGTTATAAAAGTGGAGAGATCGTTGATGCCGTGATTCAGACGAAAGAAGGCCTGATCCCGGTCGACTCAAAATTTCCACTCCCGAATTTTAAAAGAATTATCGAGGCGCCAACCGACGAAGAAAAAAAATCAGCGCGTAAGGATTTCGTCCGTGACGTTCGGAAACATGTCGATGACATCGTTAAATACATACGTCCTGAGGAAGGGACACTCCCCTTCGCCCTTATGTATATCCCCGCGGAGAATGTTTATTACGAAACAATAATCAAGGAAGACGAGGTCGGGAGCGAATTTCTGGATTATGCGCAGAAGAAACGCGTCTTTCCCGTCTCACCGAACAGTTTCTACGCCTACCTCCAGACGATCGCGATTGGACTCCGTGGAATGAAGATCGAAGAATGGGCAAAGACAATCGATGCCAATTTGCAGAGCCTGAAACAGGACCTCGGTCGTTTCGTCGAGGAGTTTTCGCAAGTCGGTGGACATCTCAAAAATCTCCGACTGAAATACGAATCGGCCGAGAAACGTCTCGAGCGTTTCCAGGACGACCTCACCACCCTCGAGGTTCCCACCGAAAATAAAAAACTGCTGAAGACCGCCTGA
- the nagZ gene encoding beta-N-acetylhexosaminidase, with protein sequence MLKKISQLFIWGFSGTRVSRDLKKALLQYPPAGLILFKRNIESPRQLRHLTSELQSLSEKPLLIGIDQEGGRVSRLPEPFTQYPPAATWGEIYQRMGHREGQNFLRRIGRYLGRELKSAGINLDFAPVLDVDSNPKNPIIGDRAFSTNPNIVIKTTIPFFKGLLDSGVIPCGKHFPGHGDTMTDSHLTLPVVKKTKAALEKTELAPFRAAIQAKIPMLMTAHVVYPALDPKNPATLSRKILTNFLRKKLRFKGIVISDDLDMKAIANRYSLTEASSLAFNAGVDLILICKDFEKRGSIVEGLAKEAEKGPTLRARLAESLGRITNPIGVGPVLRFRPPVLTRCARAGARP encoded by the coding sequence ATGTTAAAGAAAATTAGCCAACTTTTTATTTGGGGTTTTAGCGGCACCCGAGTTTCTCGGGATCTCAAGAAGGCCCTGCTCCAATACCCACCTGCCGGTCTGATCCTGTTCAAGCGAAACATCGAGTCCCCTCGTCAACTCCGTCATCTGACCAGTGAACTCCAGTCACTCTCCGAAAAACCGCTCCTGATCGGAATCGACCAGGAGGGGGGGCGTGTCAGCCGACTCCCGGAACCCTTTACGCAATACCCCCCCGCGGCAACCTGGGGAGAAATTTATCAAAGGATGGGACACCGTGAGGGACAGAATTTTCTCCGGAGGATTGGACGCTATCTGGGACGCGAGCTAAAATCGGCCGGGATCAATCTCGACTTCGCCCCTGTCCTGGATGTCGACTCAAATCCGAAAAATCCAATCATTGGGGATCGCGCCTTCTCCACCAATCCGAATATTGTGATTAAAACAACGATCCCCTTTTTCAAGGGGCTCCTGGATTCCGGAGTCATCCCTTGCGGAAAACATTTTCCAGGGCACGGAGACACGATGACCGATTCACATCTCACACTCCCTGTCGTGAAAAAAACCAAAGCCGCTTTGGAAAAAACCGAGCTCGCTCCATTTCGAGCCGCAATTCAAGCGAAGATCCCGATGCTCATGACCGCCCATGTCGTCTACCCTGCCTTGGATCCAAAAAATCCCGCGACCCTTTCGCGAAAAATCCTGACAAATTTTCTCCGAAAAAAATTACGGTTCAAAGGGATCGTGATCTCGGACGATCTGGATATGAAGGCGATTGCGAATCGATACTCGCTGACGGAGGCCTCCTCTCTGGCCTTCAACGCCGGTGTCGATCTCATTTTGATCTGCAAGGACTTTGAAAAAAGGGGATCAATTGTTGAAGGGCTTGCTAAAGAAGCAGAGAAGGGCCCAACACTGAGGGCGAGGCTTGCCGAGAGTCTTGGTCGAATTACTAATCCCATAGGGGTGGGTCCTGTCTTAAGGTTCCGCCCACCCGTGCTCACCCGTTGCGCGCGGGCGGGCGCCCGACCTTAA
- a CDS encoding ABC transporter permease: MKGRLFKFGCLVIGVAVVLAITAPFLVGDIHHFTLEKRLQPPSPQHLLGLDLDGRDLLGLILYGTKLSLTVSLATVFLSGLFGSLAGIIAGTLGGRWDSFFIFVTDTVLSFPSLLLIIALAAFQRESSAATVILILSAVGWVSYARIARGQVLSLKEREFILAAQAIGVPFRRLCLRHLLPNMIGPLLVNATFAMGGVILAESTLSFLGLGLPPDIPSWGRLLDQGVQYLLIAPHLAIFPGLAMALLILAFNVVGEGLRDYFDVKEN; the protein is encoded by the coding sequence ATGAAAGGAAGGCTTTTCAAATTCGGTTGTCTCGTGATTGGGGTTGCCGTCGTCCTGGCGATCACAGCGCCGTTTCTCGTCGGAGATATTCATCACTTTACCCTTGAGAAACGTCTCCAGCCCCCTTCCCCCCAACACCTGCTGGGTCTGGATCTCGATGGGCGAGATCTCTTGGGGTTAATCCTCTACGGCACGAAACTCTCTCTCACAGTAAGCCTGGCGACTGTCTTTCTGAGCGGACTCTTCGGAAGTCTCGCGGGAATCATCGCCGGCACCCTCGGTGGTCGCTGGGATTCTTTCTTCATCTTTGTCACCGACACGGTCCTTTCATTCCCCTCTCTGCTTTTGATCATCGCGCTTGCCGCCTTTCAGAGAGAAAGCTCGGCCGCAACAGTCATCCTGATCCTGTCAGCAGTCGGGTGGGTCAGCTATGCCCGGATCGCGCGCGGGCAGGTTTTATCATTAAAAGAAAGGGAGTTCATCCTCGCCGCACAAGCGATCGGTGTCCCTTTTCGAAGACTCTGTCTCAGACATCTCCTGCCCAACATGATCGGTCCACTTCTCGTGAATGCGACTTTTGCAATGGGAGGGGTGATCCTCGCCGAATCGACACTCTCCTTCTTGGGCTTGGGACTCCCGCCCGATATCCCTTCGTGGGGACGCCTGCTCGACCAGGGGGTTCAATATCTCTTGATCGCACCTCACCTCGCAATTTTCCCTGGCCTCGCGATGGCGCTGTTGATACTGGCGTTTAATGTAGTCGGTGAAGGGTTAAGAGATTACTTTGATGTTAAAGAAAATTAG